A window from Argopecten irradians isolate NY chromosome 3, Ai_NY, whole genome shotgun sequence encodes these proteins:
- the LOC138317485 gene encoding monocarboxylate transporter 9-like isoform X1 produces MKNVKEKDTCKTDDSGVSGMSLSASGSQSLPEEEVLAPDGGWGWVVCFGSFVTNFVLDGTMFSFGVLLIDLLEFFGETKSKTSWVGSALVGMSMMVGPFVSLLLRRYSIRSVTVAGSIVSAIGFILSIFSPNIELLVITYGIIGGIGFCMMFIPAIIVVGLYFDKKRALATGIATSGSGLGTFGYAYLTDALLSSYGWRGTILILAGIVLNVVVCGLVFRPLLNRRCKLSSYKKHCGSSMASSSGLSDYPEVSEILLDRKYGVDGFVTNATNTNDFVICNVPLEFHKLDRIDISRSSDVIIPNDRILDRKSRKFSSAINLSDQRSDVLSAMTKSQVLNQRFLKPMEKPNIFYSGSVQNITGIQSNLDLKSDSINLTKEDDETNSQRPCFGMNRNDIFCFELLKDPTFLLLTICMTTWTAQIVSLTYLPDMALSKGLPRSQCAFLISIVGITNIVGRLVSGFITDCLHVKSIIIYACALFVAAAINFLLPFCDSFYLFAICAGIFGFCMASAVSLRTIVIADHLGIDKLTRAFGLIALFQGIAFIINPPLAGFLFDKTNSYVYPFALTGCMYLVSGGVCIPLLRKRTVTSGDISIEVTAPSPPESVLE; encoded by the exons atgaaaaatgtcaaaGAAAAAGATACCTGCAAAACAGACGATTCCGGTGTTTCTGGAATGTCATTGTCCGCTTCCGGTTCACAGTCGCTGCCGGAAGAGGAAGTGCTTGCACCAGATGGAGGTTGGGGATGGGTGGTTTGTTTTGGAAGTTTTGTGACCAACTTTGTGCTGGATGGGACAATGTTCTCCTTTGGTGTACTGCTGATAGACTTATTAGAATTTTTTGGTGAAACAAAATCGAAGACATCTTGGGTAGGATCTGCCCTAGTAGGAATGAGCATGATGGTGG GCCCGTTCGTGAGTTTACTCCTACGACGGTACTCCATCCGATCAGTGACAGTTGCGGGGTCGATTGTCTCAGCCATTGGCTTCATCCTTTCCATCTTCTCACCGAACATTGAACTTCTCGTCATAACATACGGCATTATAGGCG GTATCGGTTTCTGTATGATGTTCATACCAGCCATCATCGTTGTTGGACTCTACTTTGACAAAAAGCGCGCCCTGGCAACAGGAATCGCAACCAGTGGTTCAGGATTGGGAACATTTGGTTATGCTTATCTTACGGACGCACTACTTTCCTCATACGGCTGGAGGGGGACTATCCTTATTTTGGCGGGAATAGTATTAAACGTGGTCGTCTGCGGGTTAGTGTTCCGGCCACTTTTAAACAGACGCTGCAAGCTGAGTTCTTATAAGAAACACTGTGGTAGTAGCATGGCGTCCTCTAGCGGGTTGTCAGATTACCCAGAAGTCAGTGAAATATTGCTGGACCGGAAGTATGGGGTCGATGGTTTTGTTACGAATGCGACAAACACTAATGATTTTGTGATATGCAATGTGCCATTAGAGTTTCATAAACTTGATAGAATAGATATCAGTAGAAGTTCTGACGTGATCATTCCAAATGATCGTATTCTGGACAGAAAGTCAAGAAAATTTTCAAGTGCAATTAATTTATCAGATCAGAGAAGTGACGTTTTATCAGCAATGACGAAATCTCAGGTGCTAAACCAACGATTTCTAAAACCAATGGAAAaaccaaatatattttatagcgGAAGTGTTCAAAATATTACAGGAATCCAAAGTAACCTTGACTTAAAATCCGATTCGATAAACTTAACGAAAGAAGATGACGAAACCAATTCACAGCGACCTTGTTTTGGAATGAATAGAAATGATATATTCTGCTTCGAACTGCTTAAGGATCCAACATTTCTGCTGCTAACGATCTGTATGACGACTTGGACAG cTCAAATTGTCTCTTTAACGTATCTGCCGGATATGGCGCTATCGAAAGGACTTCCCAGAAGCCAATGCGCCTTTTTAATCTCCATAGTTGGAATAACAAACATCGTTGGCAGACTTGTTTCCGGATTTATAACGGACTGCTTACATGTTAAAAGTATCATCATTTACGCATGCGCACTGTTCGTAGCTGCGGCTATCAACTTCCTGTTGCCATTCTGCGATAGCTTCTACTTGTTTGCGATATGTGCCGGAATATTCGGTTTTTGTATGG CTTCCGCTGTGTCGTTACGGACCATTGTCATTGCTGACCACTTAGGGATAGACAAACTGACCAGAGCTTTCGGTTTAATCGCCTTATTCCAGGGAATAGCGTTCATTATTAACCCGCCGTTAGCAG